The Lacrimispora xylanolytica genome has a segment encoding these proteins:
- a CDS encoding DedA family protein produces the protein MDQFIVQAMNHYGYLAIMVFVVLENIFPFVPSELVLTFAGLMTTQSAMTVPGVILDATILSVVGSLGLYGIGRFISEDRLAALVDTRVGRFLGFKKDDIYKSSEWFQKKGKYSVLFCRCVPVLRCLISLPAGTSKMNLPVFIAFTFIGSLIWNLILVNLGAAAGNNWEAIVHKLGFATSIIGAGVLCVCGAAFLLFLKKRIKETKVEE, from the coding sequence ATGGATCAATTTATTGTTCAGGCCATGAATCATTATGGATATCTTGCGATCATGGTTTTTGTAGTACTGGAAAACATTTTCCCTTTTGTTCCTTCGGAACTTGTGCTTACCTTTGCAGGGCTTATGACGACTCAGTCAGCCATGACAGTACCTGGTGTCATTTTAGACGCTACGATCCTGTCTGTGGTAGGTTCCCTTGGGCTTTATGGCATCGGCCGCTTTATCTCAGAAGATAGGCTGGCTGCTCTGGTAGATACCAGAGTAGGAAGGTTTCTTGGATTTAAAAAAGATGATATTTATAAATCCTCTGAATGGTTTCAGAAAAAGGGGAAGTATTCCGTGTTGTTTTGCAGATGCGTTCCGGTCTTAAGATGCCTGATCTCACTGCCAGCCGGTACATCTAAAATGAACCTGCCAGTATTCATTGCATTTACCTTCATAGGTTCCCTCATCTGGAATCTGATTTTGGTAAATCTGGGAGCGGCGGCAGGAAACAACTGGGAAGCAATCGTACATAAACTGGGATTTGCGACCTCTATCATTGGTGCAGGTGTACTTTGTGTATGCGGAGCGGCATTCCTTCTGTTCCTAAAAAAACGGATCAAAGAGACGAAGGTAGAAGAATAA